In the genome of Streptomyces collinus, one region contains:
- a CDS encoding L,D-transpeptidase family protein: MGRAFVAGLVVVAALTGCTVQTPDGEGKRRSPVHIELPSTTPSPGRTPAGDGGGPDPAPRPDDDKPRAAPAPPRVLWSRGDAGRDVRELQARLRQVAWLFDGPTGTYDEPTERAVSGFQGKRGLPSTGKADAVTWQRLLRMTREPGRWDLYLMGGQRADPPDVRCRTGRVLCIDKTSRTLRWMVGGRTVSTMAVRFGSQGTPTREGVFSVYWKSRDHVSTLYDSPMPYAMFFSGGQAVHFSADFAARGYAGASHGCVNVRDETAIAQLYAQVRNGDKVVVSW, encoded by the coding sequence ATGGGGAGAGCGTTCGTAGCGGGACTCGTCGTGGTGGCCGCGCTGACCGGCTGCACGGTGCAGACCCCCGACGGCGAGGGGAAGCGCCGCTCGCCGGTGCACATCGAGCTGCCCAGCACCACCCCGTCCCCGGGCCGCACGCCCGCCGGTGACGGCGGCGGGCCGGACCCCGCGCCGCGGCCGGACGACGACAAGCCCCGTGCCGCCCCCGCACCGCCCCGCGTGCTGTGGTCCCGCGGCGACGCCGGCCGGGACGTCCGGGAGCTGCAGGCCCGGCTGCGGCAGGTCGCCTGGCTGTTCGACGGGCCGACGGGCACCTACGACGAGCCGACCGAGCGGGCGGTGAGCGGCTTCCAGGGCAAGCGGGGGCTGCCGAGCACCGGAAAGGCCGACGCCGTCACCTGGCAGCGGCTGCTGCGCATGACGCGCGAGCCGGGCCGGTGGGACCTGTATCTGATGGGCGGCCAGCGGGCCGACCCGCCGGACGTGCGCTGCCGGACCGGCCGGGTGCTCTGCATCGACAAGACCAGCAGGACGCTGCGCTGGATGGTCGGCGGACGGACCGTGTCGACGATGGCGGTCCGCTTCGGCTCGCAGGGCACGCCGACCCGGGAGGGCGTCTTCTCCGTCTACTGGAAGTCCCGCGACCACGTCTCGACGCTCTACGACTCGCCCATGCCCTACGCGATGTTCTTCAGCGGCGGCCAGGCCGTGCACTTCTCGGCGGACTTCGCCGCCCGGGGCTACGCGGGCGCCTCGCACGGCTGCGTCAACGTACGGGACGAGACGGCGATCGCACAGCTGTACGCGCAGGTCCGCAACGGCGACAAGGTCGTCGTGTCCTGGTGA
- a CDS encoding TetR/AcrR family transcriptional regulator: protein MSTERREPLDRRRVADTALRLLNETGLDGLTLRAIARELDVKAPALYWHFKDKQALLDEMATEMFRRMVAGTALDPADTWRERLLRTNRGLRAALLGYRDGAKVFSGSRFTGIEHAGQMEDSLRLFTAAGFTLAQAARALTTTYLYTLGFVTEEQGVQPLPGERREGYDMDERARLMADFPLSAQAGAEIFEDYDRHFEEGLALVIEGIGARYGVS from the coding sequence GTGAGTACGGAACGACGCGAGCCCCTGGACCGCCGACGGGTCGCGGACACCGCGCTGCGGCTGCTGAACGAGACGGGCCTGGACGGCCTGACCCTGCGTGCCATCGCCCGGGAACTGGACGTGAAGGCGCCCGCCCTCTACTGGCACTTCAAGGACAAGCAGGCGCTGCTCGACGAGATGGCGACGGAGATGTTCCGCCGGATGGTCGCCGGTACCGCCCTCGACCCCGCCGACACCTGGCGGGAGCGGCTGCTGAGGACCAACCGGGGGCTGCGCGCGGCGCTGCTCGGCTACCGGGACGGCGCGAAGGTGTTCAGCGGCTCACGCTTCACCGGCATCGAGCACGCGGGCCAGATGGAGGACAGCCTGCGCCTGTTCACGGCCGCCGGTTTCACCCTCGCCCAGGCGGCCCGCGCGCTCACCACGACGTACCTGTACACACTGGGCTTCGTCACCGAGGAGCAGGGCGTCCAGCCGCTGCCGGGCGAGCGCCGCGAGGGCTACGACATGGACGAACGCGCCCGCCTGATGGCCGACTTTCCCTTGTCGGCTCAGGCGGGCGCGGAGATCTTCGAGGACTACGACCGGCACTTCGAGGAGGGACTCGCCCTCGTGATCGAGGGGATCGGGGCGCGCTACGGGGTCTCATGA
- a CDS encoding FAD-dependent oxidoreductase, protein MKPTRDTDVLVVGAGPTGLALGIDLARRGVPALVAERAGALFPGSRGKGIQPRTMEVFDDLGVLDAIRAAGGTYPVGMIWQDGRRAGEHRMFDAAEPTEDAPYNEPWMVPQWRTQRILRARLAELGGEVAFGRELVGLTQDEGGVRAEFASGEAVTARYAVAADGGRSTVRRLLGIGMTGETVDPSPTLVADVRVSGLDRDNWHVFPPGEGEGFLAICPLPGTEDFQLVAQFPDGTAPDLSLEGIRKVVATRSHLAPECVTELSWASDFRPRAALADRFRSGRVFLAGDAAHVHSPAGGQGLNTSVQDAYNLGWKLGAVLRDGAEAALLDSYEEERRPVAADVLGLSTRVHRGETRRGGATRQLGIGYRKSPLTHETRTDPGALRAGDRAPDGTVAGVRLFDAFRGPHWTLLALGGAPAPDPGGRIRVVRGPAPGTYGPGLYLVRPDGHVGWAADTAAGLPDYLARFGLCRRA, encoded by the coding sequence ATGAAGCCGACCAGGGACACGGACGTGCTGGTGGTGGGCGCGGGCCCGACGGGCCTGGCACTCGGCATCGACCTCGCCCGGCGGGGCGTGCCCGCGCTGGTCGCCGAGCGGGCGGGGGCGTTGTTCCCCGGCTCGCGCGGCAAGGGGATCCAGCCGCGCACGATGGAGGTCTTCGACGACCTGGGCGTACTGGACGCGATCCGCGCGGCGGGCGGCACCTACCCGGTGGGGATGATCTGGCAGGACGGCAGGCGGGCGGGCGAGCACCGGATGTTCGACGCGGCCGAGCCGACCGAGGACGCGCCGTACAACGAGCCGTGGATGGTGCCGCAGTGGCGCACGCAGCGGATCCTGCGGGCGCGGCTGGCGGAGCTGGGCGGCGAGGTGGCCTTCGGCCGGGAGCTCGTCGGGCTGACGCAGGACGAGGGCGGGGTGCGCGCGGAGTTCGCCTCGGGCGAGGCCGTCACCGCCCGGTACGCCGTGGCGGCGGACGGCGGCCGCTCGACCGTGCGCAGGCTGCTCGGCATCGGCATGACGGGCGAGACCGTCGATCCGAGCCCGACGCTGGTGGCGGACGTCCGGGTCAGCGGCCTCGACCGGGACAACTGGCACGTCTTCCCGCCCGGCGAGGGCGAGGGCTTCCTCGCGATCTGCCCGCTGCCGGGCACCGAGGACTTCCAGCTGGTGGCGCAGTTCCCGGACGGGACGGCACCGGACCTCTCCCTGGAGGGCATCCGGAAGGTCGTCGCCACCCGCTCGCACCTCGCGCCCGAGTGTGTGACGGAGCTGAGCTGGGCCTCGGACTTCCGCCCCCGGGCGGCCCTCGCGGACCGCTTCCGCTCCGGGCGGGTCTTCCTCGCCGGGGACGCGGCGCACGTGCACTCCCCCGCGGGCGGTCAGGGCCTCAACACCAGCGTCCAGGACGCCTACAACCTGGGCTGGAAGCTGGGCGCGGTGCTGCGGGACGGCGCGGAGGCGGCCCTGCTCGACTCCTACGAGGAGGAGCGGCGGCCCGTGGCCGCCGATGTGCTCGGACTGTCCACGCGTGTGCACCGCGGCGAGACCCGGCGCGGCGGGGCGACCCGCCAACTCGGGATCGGCTACCGGAAGTCGCCGCTCACCCACGAGACCCGGACGGACCCGGGCGCGCTGCGGGCGGGCGACCGCGCACCCGACGGGACGGTGGCCGGCGTCCGGCTCTTCGACGCGTTCCGCGGCCCGCACTGGACGCTGCTGGCCCTGGGCGGCGCACCGGCACCGGATCCCGGCGGGCGGATCCGGGTCGTACGGGGCCCCGCACCCGGGACGTACGGGCCCGGCCTGTACCTCGTCCGCCCCGACGGCCATGTCGGCTGGGCAGCGGACACGGCGGCCGGACTCCCGGACTACCTGGCCCGCTTCGGCCTCTGCCGGCGGGCCTGA
- a CDS encoding RNA polymerase sigma factor, with protein MLGDDAELTAAVRAAQDGDEDAFRTVYRTVHPRLLGYVRTLVGDPDAEDVTSEAWLQIARDLERFTGDADRFRGWAARIARNRALDHIRMRGRRPAIGGDETELTGRAAESDTAGEAIEALATDGAFSLISRLPQDQAEAVVLRVVVGLDAKSAAETLGKRPGAVRTAAHRGLKRLAELLGDDPQADPESAGVLDALPPQREPRRGAVTSAGVTRSVARTQKDV; from the coding sequence GTGCTGGGGGACGACGCGGAGCTGACCGCCGCGGTGCGCGCGGCACAGGACGGAGACGAAGACGCGTTCCGGACTGTGTACCGCACCGTTCACCCGCGGCTGCTCGGGTACGTACGGACACTCGTCGGCGACCCCGACGCCGAGGACGTCACATCCGAGGCGTGGCTCCAGATAGCCCGCGATCTGGAGCGGTTCACCGGCGACGCGGACCGGTTCCGCGGCTGGGCCGCCCGGATCGCCCGCAACCGCGCCCTGGACCACATACGCATGCGCGGGCGCCGGCCCGCGATCGGTGGTGACGAGACCGAGCTGACCGGCCGGGCCGCCGAGTCGGACACCGCCGGCGAGGCCATCGAGGCGCTCGCCACCGACGGCGCGTTCTCCCTGATCTCCCGGCTGCCGCAGGACCAGGCCGAGGCGGTCGTGCTGCGCGTGGTGGTGGGCCTGGACGCGAAGAGCGCCGCCGAGACGCTCGGCAAGCGTCCGGGCGCTGTCCGCACGGCGGCGCACCGCGGTCTGAAGCGGCTCGCCGAACTGCTCGGCGACGACCCGCAGGCCGATCCGGAATCGGCCGGGGTGCTCGACGCCCTGCCGCCCCAGCGAGAACCGCGCCGCGGTGCCGTGACGTCCGCAGGTGTGACGCGTAGCGTTGCGCGGACGCAGAAGGATGTGTGA
- a CDS encoding RNA polymerase sigma factor, with translation MGQGTEPRRGQAYDGELGAAVAKAQQGDEAAFAVAYRFVQPGLLGYLRGLVGDDAEDVASDAWLEIARDLGRFRGDGAGFRGWTATIARHRALDHLRRQRVRPRSSALEQDVLELPGPQSTHDQALEALSTERALELVRGLPRDQAEAVLLRVVVGLDGPAAARVLGKRPGAVRTAAHRGLKRLAGQLGAEKSVTDGAPRTLGEST, from the coding sequence TTGGGTCAGGGAACGGAACCCCGGCGCGGACAGGCGTACGACGGGGAACTCGGCGCGGCCGTCGCGAAGGCCCAGCAGGGTGACGAGGCGGCCTTCGCGGTCGCCTACCGGTTCGTGCAGCCCGGACTGCTCGGCTATCTGCGCGGCCTGGTCGGGGACGACGCGGAGGACGTGGCGTCCGACGCCTGGCTGGAGATCGCCCGAGACCTCGGGCGGTTCCGGGGCGACGGGGCCGGCTTCCGCGGCTGGACGGCGACCATCGCCCGGCACCGGGCGCTGGACCATCTGCGCCGGCAGCGGGTACGGCCCCGGTCGTCCGCGCTGGAGCAGGACGTCCTGGAACTGCCCGGACCGCAGAGCACGCACGACCAGGCGCTGGAGGCCCTCTCCACCGAGCGCGCCCTGGAGCTGGTGCGGGGGCTGCCGCGTGACCAGGCCGAGGCCGTGCTGCTGCGGGTGGTGGTGGGCCTCGACGGGCCGGCTGCCGCACGGGTGCTGGGCAAGCGTCCGGGTGCGGTGCGCACGGCCGCCCACCGGGGCCTGAAACGCCTCGCCGGGCAGCTGGGCGCGGAGAAGAGTGTGACGGATGGGGCTCCCCGGACGCTGGGTGAGTCGACGTGA
- a CDS encoding acyl-CoA mutase large subunit family protein — translation MARESESGLPIEPVYGPQALQGWDPAEKLGEPGEFPYTRGVYPSMYTGRPWTMRQYAGFGTAAESNARYRQLIAHGTTGLSVAFDLPTQMGHDSDAPIAHGEVGKVGVAIDSVEDMRVLFGGIPLDRVSTSMTINAPAAPLLLLYQLVAEEQGVGADRLTGTIQNDVLKEYIARGTYIFPPKPSLRLIADTFRYCRAEIPRWNTISISGYHMAEAGASPAQEIAFTLADGIEYVRTAVAAGMDVDDFAPRLSFFFVARTTILEEVAKFRAARRIWARVMREEFGARNPKSLMLRFHTQTAGVQLTAQQPEVNLVRVAVQGLAAVLGGTQSLHTNSFDEAIALPTDRSARLALRTQQVLAYETDVTATVDPFAGSYVVERMTDDLEAAAVALMDRVEDLGGAVEAIEQGFQKGEIERNAYRIAQETDSGERVVVGVNRFRLDEEEPYEPLRVDPAIEARQAERLAELRAERDRPAVDAALAALKKAAEGDDNVLHPMKEALRARATVGEVCNALREVWGAYVPSDAF, via the coding sequence ATGGCGCGTGAGTCGGAGTCCGGACTGCCCATCGAGCCGGTCTACGGGCCGCAGGCCCTCCAGGGCTGGGATCCGGCGGAGAAGCTGGGGGAGCCGGGGGAGTTCCCGTACACCCGCGGTGTGTACCCGTCGATGTACACGGGCCGTCCGTGGACGATGCGCCAGTACGCGGGGTTCGGTACGGCCGCGGAGTCCAACGCCCGATACCGGCAGCTGATCGCGCACGGTACGACGGGTCTGTCGGTCGCCTTCGACCTGCCCACCCAGATGGGCCACGACTCCGACGCCCCGATCGCGCACGGCGAGGTCGGCAAGGTGGGGGTGGCCATCGACTCGGTCGAGGACATGCGGGTGCTGTTCGGCGGGATCCCGCTGGACCGGGTGTCGACGTCGATGACGATCAACGCCCCGGCGGCCCCGCTGCTGCTCCTGTACCAGCTGGTCGCGGAGGAGCAGGGGGTCGGCGCGGACCGGCTGACGGGCACGATCCAGAACGACGTGCTGAAGGAGTACATCGCCCGGGGGACCTACATCTTCCCGCCGAAGCCGTCGCTGCGGCTGATCGCGGACACCTTCCGGTACTGCCGGGCCGAGATCCCGAGGTGGAACACCATTTCCATCTCCGGCTATCACATGGCCGAGGCGGGCGCCTCGCCCGCGCAGGAGATCGCCTTCACCCTGGCCGACGGCATCGAGTACGTGCGCACCGCCGTGGCCGCCGGCATGGACGTGGACGATTTCGCCCCGCGGCTGTCGTTCTTCTTCGTGGCGCGGACCACGATCCTGGAGGAGGTCGCGAAGTTCCGTGCCGCGCGGCGGATCTGGGCGCGGGTGATGCGCGAGGAGTTCGGGGCGCGGAATCCGAAGTCGCTGATGCTGCGGTTCCACACCCAGACGGCCGGGGTGCAGCTGACGGCCCAGCAGCCCGAGGTGAACCTGGTCCGGGTCGCCGTGCAGGGCCTGGCCGCGGTGCTGGGCGGGACGCAGTCGCTGCACACCAACTCCTTCGACGAGGCCATCGCCCTGCCCACCGACAGGTCGGCACGGCTCGCTCTGCGCACCCAGCAGGTCCTGGCCTACGAAACCGACGTGACCGCGACCGTCGACCCCTTCGCCGGGTCCTACGTCGTCGAGAGGATGACCGACGACCTCGAAGCGGCGGCCGTGGCGCTGATGGACAGGGTTGAGGATCTCGGCGGGGCCGTCGAAGCCATCGAACAGGGCTTCCAGAAGGGCGAGATCGAACGCAACGCCTACCGCATCGCCCAGGAGACCGACTCCGGAGAGCGGGTCGTCGTCGGCGTCAACCGCTTCCGGCTGGACGAGGAAGAGCCCTACGAGCCGCTGCGCGTCGACCCCGCCATCGAGGCCCGGCAGGCCGAACGCCTGGCCGAGCTGCGCGCGGAGCGCGACCGGCCGGCCGTGGACGCGGCCCTGGCGGCGCTGAAGAAGGCCGCCGAGGGCGACGACAACGTCCTCCACCCCATGAAGGAGGCCCTGCGCGCCCGCGCCACCGTCGGCGAGGTCTGCAACGCACTGCGCGAGGTGTGGGGGGCGTACGTCCCGTCGGACGCCTTCTGA
- the leuE gene encoding leucine efflux protein LeuE: MFGVIDLPTYLAGLALIVLLPGPNSLYVLSVAARRGVRAGYRGAAGVWCGDTVLMTLSAAGVASLLQTNAVLFAVVRYAGAGYLTWLAVGMLRAAWGMWRARGERTAGDEAPAPAGERPFRRAFVVSLFNPKAILFFVAFFVQFVDPAYAHPALSFVVLGVLAQLASVLYLSALIFGGTRLAAAFRRRRRLSAGATSAAGALFLGFAVKLSLAGP, encoded by the coding sequence ATGTTCGGCGTCATTGATCTGCCCACCTATCTGGCGGGCCTCGCCCTGATCGTCCTGCTGCCCGGTCCCAACTCGCTGTACGTGCTGTCCGTGGCCGCCCGCCGTGGCGTGCGCGCCGGGTACCGAGGCGCCGCCGGGGTCTGGTGCGGGGACACGGTGCTGATGACGCTGTCCGCGGCCGGAGTCGCCTCGCTGCTCCAGACGAACGCCGTGCTGTTCGCCGTCGTCAGGTACGCGGGGGCCGGGTATCTGACCTGGCTGGCCGTCGGCATGCTGCGGGCCGCGTGGGGCATGTGGCGGGCCCGCGGGGAGCGGACCGCCGGTGACGAGGCGCCCGCGCCGGCCGGGGAGCGGCCCTTCCGCCGTGCCTTCGTCGTCAGCCTGTTCAATCCCAAGGCGATCCTCTTCTTCGTCGCCTTCTTCGTGCAGTTCGTGGATCCGGCGTACGCCCATCCCGCCCTGTCCTTCGTCGTCCTCGGAGTCCTCGCGCAGCTCGCCAGCGTGCTCTACCTCAGCGCGCTGATATTCGGCGGCACCAGGCTGGCCGCCGCCTTCCGCCGCCGCAGGCGCCTGTCGGCGGGGGCGACCTCGGCGGCGGGGGCGCTGTTCCTGGGCTTCGCCGTGAAGCTGTCGCTGGCGGGCCCGTAG
- a CDS encoding acyltransferase family protein produces MTETVVSTRKPQPGVAVLVDPPGATTVPRRRGDSGGRLRALDGLRLVAALMVALYHYGGRGGEVAEAWGTSPRDQFPTLHSLFAYGCLGVQVFFVISGFVICMSGWGRPLKSFFASRASRLLPAYWVAVLIVTAVFALPVVAYQAVSPSDALVNLTMLQMPLGVDRVLGVCWTLWAEVRFYALFALCVVLPGANRRRVIMFCAGWTLAAVIAENAHMPLLDIVLMPEYAPFFIGGVGLYLVHRDRRDVYGWAIVAVSWLIGQHYAVQGLWHAPDPDAFSYRSSFGIIAVVTFGFVAVAAIALGLLGRVNWRWLTVAGALTYPFYLVHEHLGWVVIHALHRGLGLASGVTFALTVASMLLLAWLLNKYVEKPLTPRLRAALTKTR; encoded by the coding sequence GTGACCGAGACGGTCGTCAGCACCCGTAAGCCCCAGCCCGGTGTCGCCGTGCTGGTCGACCCACCGGGCGCCACGACCGTCCCACGGCGCAGAGGGGACTCCGGCGGCCGGCTGCGCGCCCTCGACGGACTGCGGCTGGTGGCCGCGCTGATGGTGGCGCTGTACCACTACGGCGGACGCGGCGGTGAGGTCGCCGAGGCCTGGGGCACCTCGCCCAGGGACCAGTTCCCCACCCTGCACTCGCTGTTCGCCTACGGCTGCCTCGGCGTCCAGGTCTTCTTCGTGATCAGCGGGTTCGTCATCTGCATGAGCGGCTGGGGCCGTCCCCTGAAGTCGTTCTTCGCCTCCCGCGCCTCCCGGCTGCTGCCCGCCTACTGGGTGGCGGTGCTCATCGTCACGGCGGTGTTCGCGCTGCCGGTGGTGGCCTACCAGGCCGTCTCGCCCAGCGACGCCCTGGTCAACCTGACCATGCTGCAGATGCCGCTGGGCGTGGACCGGGTGCTCGGGGTGTGCTGGACCCTGTGGGCGGAGGTCCGCTTCTACGCCCTGTTCGCCCTGTGCGTCGTGCTGCCCGGGGCGAACCGCCGCCGGGTGATCATGTTCTGCGCGGGCTGGACGCTGGCGGCGGTGATCGCCGAGAACGCGCACATGCCGCTGCTCGACATCGTCCTGATGCCCGAGTACGCACCCTTCTTCATCGGCGGTGTCGGCCTCTACCTCGTGCACCGCGACCGGCGGGACGTCTACGGGTGGGCCATCGTCGCCGTCAGCTGGCTGATCGGCCAGCACTACGCGGTGCAGGGGCTGTGGCACGCGCCCGACCCGGATGCCTTCTCCTACCGCTCCTCGTTCGGGATCATCGCCGTCGTGACGTTCGGCTTCGTGGCGGTCGCCGCGATCGCGCTGGGCCTGCTGGGCCGCGTCAACTGGCGGTGGCTGACGGTCGCGGGCGCACTGACGTACCCCTTCTACCTCGTCCACGAGCATCTCGGCTGGGTCGTGATCCATGCCCTGCACCGCGGCTTGGGGCTCGCCTCAGGGGTGACCTTCGCGCTGACGGTGGCGTCAATGCTGCTGCTGGCATGGTTGCTGAACAAGTATGTGGAGAAGCCGCTGACGCCCCGGCTGCGGGCGGCCCTGACGAAGACCCGCTGA
- a CDS encoding peptidoglycan recognition protein family protein, translated as MTPRLLRTAVATALAIGALGLTQPARAASPDGVHTVRVPDGDPRERSLAPRTTEPFSLIGLTWDDPEATLNGTAQVRTRSRESGVWSEWHPLETDARTPEAGPDRDRPGVRGSTQPLWTGPSDGFQVRVSGARLPTGLRVELVDPEAGSDAVHTTVVEPDAAAGPLLAGRPAMTSRSAWGADESLVKDPPTYTGNTKAIFVHHTAGTNAYACSQSASIVRGVFLYHVKSNGWNDIGYHFLVDKCGTVFEGRAGGVDKPVLGAHTYGFNTATSSISVLGNYSTAAANAAVRQSVAKVAAWKLGLYGINPAGTVVLTSGADNGKYKLGQKVTFHRISGHRDGYPTECPGQNLYNDLPRIRTLATSAGTLAEAASGLPGAWNEDEDEGVPTR; from the coding sequence ATGACACCCCGCCTCCTGCGCACCGCCGTCGCCACCGCCCTGGCCATCGGCGCCCTCGGCCTGACCCAGCCCGCCCGGGCCGCCTCCCCGGACGGGGTGCACACCGTCCGGGTGCCGGACGGCGACCCCCGCGAACGGTCCCTCGCCCCGCGCACCACTGAGCCGTTCAGCCTGATCGGCCTCACCTGGGACGACCCGGAGGCGACCCTGAACGGCACCGCCCAGGTGCGCACCCGCTCCCGGGAGAGCGGCGTGTGGAGCGAGTGGCACCCCCTGGAGACGGACGCCCGTACGCCCGAGGCGGGCCCCGACCGCGACCGGCCGGGTGTGCGCGGCAGCACCCAGCCGCTGTGGACCGGGCCATCGGACGGCTTCCAGGTGCGCGTCTCGGGCGCCCGCCTGCCGACGGGGCTGCGCGTCGAACTGGTCGACCCCGAGGCCGGGTCGGACGCCGTGCACACCACCGTCGTCGAACCGGACGCCGCCGCCGGTCCGCTCCTCGCCGGGCGTCCCGCCATGACGTCGCGCTCCGCCTGGGGCGCCGACGAGTCCCTGGTGAAGGACCCGCCCACGTACACCGGCAACACCAAGGCGATCTTCGTGCACCACACGGCGGGCACCAATGCCTACGCGTGCTCCCAGTCGGCGTCGATCGTGCGCGGCGTGTTCCTCTACCACGTGAAGAGCAACGGCTGGAACGACATCGGCTACCACTTCCTCGTCGACAAGTGCGGCACCGTCTTCGAGGGCCGTGCGGGCGGCGTCGACAAGCCCGTCCTCGGCGCGCACACCTACGGGTTCAACACCGCCACCAGCAGCATCTCGGTGCTCGGCAACTACTCCACGGCGGCCGCCAACGCCGCGGTGCGCCAGTCGGTCGCGAAGGTCGCGGCGTGGAAACTCGGCCTCTACGGCATCAACCCGGCCGGGACGGTCGTGCTGACCTCCGGTGCCGACAACGGCAAGTACAAGCTGGGGCAGAAGGTCACGTTCCACCGCATCTCCGGGCACCGTGACGGCTACCCCACCGAGTGCCCCGGCCAGAACCTCTACAACGACCTGCCCAGGATCCGCACCCTGGCCACGAGCGCCGGCACGTTGGCCGAGGCCGCTTCGGGACTGCCGGGGGCCTGGAACGAGGACGAGGACGAGGGCGTGCCGACCCGCTGA
- a CDS encoding class I SAM-dependent methyltransferase, whose product MTQAQATDTHPGELADVPGWFPPLDQTLFTWFLDQQKKAGIKGDLLELGVYMGKSAILLGHHLQDGEQFTVCDLFEGDAPDEANKAESSKSYASLTQQAFERNYLSFHDTLPTVITGPSSLVDEKVAPDSCRFIHIDASHLYEHVYGDIGAAHDILLPEGVVVLDDFRSEHTPGVAVAAWEAVLNRGLRPICLSTQKLYATWGDPEPLQEELLEMLRQRSDVGLSLQEAAGHRLIRTRSRGMKPPPFPPSRHYVEPVAASAPAPRVAESAAARPARPAPSRARRLAKDLLPPVITRAVRRARVKRS is encoded by the coding sequence ATGACCCAAGCACAAGCGACCGACACGCACCCCGGCGAACTCGCCGACGTCCCGGGCTGGTTCCCGCCGCTGGACCAGACGCTGTTCACCTGGTTCCTGGACCAGCAGAAGAAGGCCGGCATAAAGGGCGACCTGCTGGAACTCGGCGTCTACATGGGCAAGAGCGCGATCCTCCTCGGCCACCACCTCCAGGACGGCGAACAGTTCACCGTCTGCGACCTGTTCGAGGGCGACGCCCCGGACGAGGCCAACAAGGCCGAGTCCTCGAAGTCGTACGCCTCGCTCACCCAGCAGGCGTTCGAGCGGAACTACCTCTCCTTCCACGACACCCTGCCGACGGTGATCACCGGCCCCAGCTCCCTGGTGGACGAGAAGGTGGCCCCGGACTCCTGCCGCTTCATCCACATCGACGCCTCGCACCTGTACGAGCACGTGTACGGCGACATCGGCGCGGCCCACGACATCCTGCTGCCCGAGGGCGTCGTCGTCCTGGACGACTTCCGGTCCGAGCACACCCCGGGTGTCGCGGTCGCCGCCTGGGAGGCCGTCCTCAACCGGGGTCTGCGCCCGATCTGTCTCAGCACGCAGAAGCTGTACGCCACCTGGGGCGATCCGGAGCCGCTCCAGGAGGAGCTGCTGGAGATGCTGCGGCAGCGCTCGGACGTCGGGCTGAGCCTTCAGGAGGCGGCCGGGCACCGGCTGATCCGGACCCGCTCGCGGGGCATGAAGCCGCCGCCCTTCCCGCCCTCACGGCACTACGTGGAGCCCGTGGCCGCGTCGGCCCCCGCTCCCCGGGTCGCCGAGTCGGCCGCGGCGCGCCCGGCCCGGCCGGCTCCCTCCCGGGCCCGCCGGCTCGCCAAGGACCTGCTGCCGCCCGTGATCACCCGGGCCGTGCGCCGGGCCCGCGTGAAACGGTCCTGA